Part of the Methanothermobacter sp. genome, TTGACGGCTACGGCATAGACATCTGCGTGACCGGCTCCCAGAAGTGCCTTGCAGCCCCTCCTGGCATGGCAGCCATAACACTCAGTGACGACGCCTGGAGCGCTGTCGAATCGGTGGATAACCCCAGGACATACTACCTGAACCTCAAGAAGTACAGGAAGAGCGGGGATGCCGAGCCACCTGAAACCCCCTACACACCTGCAGTCTCACTGATATACGCAATGCACGAGGCACTTCAGGTGATAATGGAGGAGGGACTCAGCAACAGGATAAAGAGGCATAAACTGGCAGCTGAGGCAACCAGGAATGCTGTAAAGGCCCTCAACCTTGAACTCTTCCCTGATGAATTGGTATCATCAACCACAGTGACGGCCGTTAATCTACCTGAGGGCGTCACAGATGGGGAACTCAGGGGGACAATGAGGAACAAGTACCACGTTGAACTCGCAGGGGGCCAGGACCACCTAAAGGGCAAGATATTCAGGATAGGCCACATGGGTAACATAACCCACAGGGAACTTATAACAACATTCTCAGCCCTGGAGATGACCCTAAGGGAGCTGGGCTTTGAAGTTGAAATGGGAGAGGCGGTGGCCGCGGTTGCCGACACCTACCTCCCAGAGGATGTCTGAACGGGATTATTTTTCCCAATTCTTTTTTTCAGGCCAAAAATTCCTTTTTTTCTCCAGTTAATGATCTACAGATCTGGAAGCGGTATGTTCTCCTCTTCAACCATTAACTCCACGAGATAGGGTTCTCCTGAATCAAGACCCCTTTCAACGGCCCCTGCAACGTCACCAATTTCATAGACCCTCTCTGCACCTATACCATAAGCACCTGCAAGTTTAACAAAATCAGGGTTCCTCATCTTAACAGAGTAGCTTGCACCGTATTTCATCTCCTGCCACTGCCTTATAACATCAAGCTGCCGGTTGTTCAGTATGCACATGGTGATTCCAAGGTCCAGTTCAGCCAAGGTTCCGAGTTCCTGCATGGTCATCTGGAAACCCCCGTCCCCTGCCACCAGCAGAACATCATCATCTGGCCTCGCAATTTTGGCACCCACTGCAGCAGGCAGGCCATATCCCATGGGCCCAAACCCCCCGGAGAAGAGGAGGCTGCGTTCCCTGAGAACCCTCCGGTGGAGGGTGACCCAGGTTGTGTGGCTTCCAGCGTCACTGACCACAACCGCATCCGGGGCTGCATCTAGGATGCTGCGGACGGCTGAGGAGGTTTTAAGGGTTTTCTCTTCGCCGAGAGGTAAATCATAGAGGGGGAGATTTTTTGCACTGAAGTCATGAAGTTCCCTTAACCATCTTAAGGGATGTTTCACATGAATACCATGCATCAGAAAGTCCCTTACATTCATATTTAGCCTGAAATCACCCCTCAGGACATTGGGGTCTGTATTAACGTGTATAATCCGGGGGTTACCCATCGCCGCTGAGGTCCTCTCTGAGAGCCTTGAGCCAAGCACCAGGAGAACATCACATTCCCTTGCAGCATAGTTTCCTGCAGGGGTCCCCCTTGTCCCTGTCATTCCAAGACAGAGTGGGTGGTCCTCTGGTAGAACACCCCTCCCACTGTAGGTAGTCACAACCGGGAGCTGATTTTCAGTGATAAATTTCCTGAACTCCTCAACGGCTCCTGCCCAGATTATGCCTGCGCCTGCCAGGACCAGGGGCTTTGCTGCTGACCTCAGAACTTCAATGGCATCACTAAGGTCTGGTGTTTTAAAGGGTGTGCTGGGGGGTTTTTCAATGGTCCCCACCCCCTCCTCAAGCACATCCTTGGGGAGGTTGATGTGCATCACCCCTGTGACTCCCCTCTCAAATGCATCGAGGGTCTCAAGGAGTGCAAGGGATGCATCCTCCCCATTAAGGGCGGTTCTACTTTTCTTCACAACTGGACTGAAGACACCCTCTATGTCTGCCTCCTGGAACCTGCCCCCACCTTCACCCCTGGGAAGGTCCCCTGTTAGGGCTATGAGGGGCACAGAATCGGTGTTTGCAGCGGCCACCCCCATCACAAGGTTCAGGGCCCCGGGGCCGCCGGTGGCCACGCATACACCTGGCCTTCCAGAGGCCCGGGCGTAGCCGTCTGCAGCATGTACAGCCCCCTGTTCGTGCCTCATGAGAACATGCTGGATCCCTGATTTTCTGAGGGCCTCATAGAGGGGGAGTATCTGTTCACCGGGATGCCCGAATATGTGGGTGAAACCTGCCTCCTCAAGTATCTCTGTGAGGACCTCTGCGCACACCTTCATGACTTCAAGTATATTCTGCCAACTATTTAAATCATGAAATAGAAAAATTACTGTAAGTGGGGGTTTATTATGAGCGGGCAGCTAGATTCTCTTCTTAAGGAGGAACGAATTTTCAATCCAGATGACGAAACAGTTAGAAACAGCAATATAAGGATCTGGATGGATCAACATGGCATAGGGGATTATGATGAGCTCCTTGAGAGGGCCAGGTCGGATCCTGAATGGTTCTGGGATGAAATGGCATCTGAACTTGAATGGTTCAGTCCATACGAGAGGGTCCTTGAATGGGAACCACCCCATGCCAGATGGTTCACAGGCGGAAGGTTCAATATAACCTACAATGCACTTGACAGGCACGTAGCGGGTCCTGAAAAGAACAGGGTCGCCTATATATGGGAGGGTGAGGATGGTAGCGTCAGAAAGCTCACCTACTATGACCTCTACCGTGAGGTTAACCGTCTTGCCAATGCACTGAAGGGTATGGGTGTCGGGAAGGGGGACCGTGTGAGCATCTACCTTCCCATGATACCTGAACTTCCGGTTGCGATGCTGGCATGCGCGAGGATAGGGGCCGTTCACAGCGTCGTATTCAGCGGTTTCTGGGCCAAAGCGTTCCGTGAGAGGGCTGCAGATGCAGAGGCAAAGGTTGCAATAACTGCAGATGCATTCTACCGGAGGGGTAAATTAATAAGGCTCAAGGAGACCCTGGACATGGTTGCAGATGACATTCCATCACTTGAGAGGGTCATAGTCGTTGACAGGCTCGGGGAGGAAGTGAACATGGTTGAGGGGCGGGATGTGCTCTGGGAGGATGCAGTTGATGGGATGAGTGATGAATGCCCCTGTGAGGAGCTCGACCCGGAGGACTCCCTCTTCATACTCTACACCTCGGGCACCACAGGAAAACCCAAGGGAGTGGTGCACACACACGGGGGCTACGCAGCTGGTGTGAGTTCCACATACCGGTTTGTCTTTGATGTAAAGGAAAGGGACATCTGGTGGTGCGCAGCGGATATAGGCTGGATAACAGGTCACAGCTACATAGTCTACGCCCCCCTCATTGAGGGCTCAACATCGGTTATGTATGAGGGGGCCCCTGATTACCCTGACCCTGGAAGGATATGGAGCATGATTGAAAGGTACGGTGTGACAATCTTCTACACTGCCCCCACAACCGTCAGGCTCTTCATGAAGTACGGGAACAAGTGGCCTGAAAAGTATGACCTCAGCACCCTCAGATTACTTGGATCTGTGGGTGAACCCATAAACCCTGAGGCATGGATGTGGTACTACAGGACTATTGGTGGTGGCAGATGCCCCATCATGGACACCTGGTGGCAGACAGAGACCGGGATGCACATGATAACACCCCTTCCTGTAACACCACTCAAGCCGGGGTCTGCAGGAAAGCCCTTTCCCACAGTGGTGGCTGATGTGGTTGATGATAACGGCGAGAGCATACGTGGAAGCGGGGGGCACCTGGTTATAAGGACGCCCTGGCCTGCAATGTTCAGGACACTTTTCAGGGAACCTGAGAGGTATGTGGAGGCATACTGGAGCACCTTCCCGGGGGTTTACCTCAGTGGAGATGTTGCAAGGATAGATGATGACGGCTACTTCTGGATACAGGGAAGGGAGGATGATGTCCTCAACGTCGCAGGTCACAGGATAAGCACAGCCGAGGTTGAATCGGCCCTTGTAAGCCACCCTGATGTTGTTGAGGCCGCGGTGGTCGGAAAACCGGATATACTGAAGGGTGAGGAGATAGCGGCATTCGTGACACTCCGGGACACCGTGAAGCCAGTACCACGCCTCAAGGGCGTTCTGAGGGAGCATGTCAGGAGGGAGATAGGGCCAATAGCAAGTCCGAGTTACATTGAATTCGTTGAGGACCTGCCAAAAACACGTTCAGGTAAGATAATGAGGAGGGTTATAAAGGCCCTTATAAGGGGTGAAGACACCGGTGATCTGAGCACACTCTCAAACCCCGAGTCTGTGAGGATGCTTGAGGAGAGGCTTCAGACAATTTAATCCGGTCAGTCCTCCTGGTAGCTTCCACTGTACCTCCCAGAACCCTTAACAGGGAATACAATTCCCTGAGCTATCCTTTCACCTCTCTTGATCCTGTACTGATATTCACCACAGTTCTGGACAAGGAACTGGAGCGTCCCCCTGAATCCAGGGTCCCCAACTGCGGTGTGGACCGATACAAAGGATCTCAGCAGAGTTGACCTTGGAAGGTAAAGCATGGCGTAACCCTCAGGTATCTCTATCCTCCTATCAACACTCACAAGATAGGATTTCCCTGGTTCCAGTGTGTATAAAGGGGGATCCAGCCTTTCAAGGGGCGGTAGATTCTTTTCATCGTCAATCAGTGAACCTGGACCTGCCTGCCGGTAAACCTCATCAACACGAAGGTCAATCCCAGCCGGCTGTACCAGTTCCTTGAAATCCGGAAAAAGTCTTATTAACTCCTTTTCTCCGATCATATCTCATTCCTCTCTGTTTGATAATGTAATATAAAGTCATCCAGTTTAAGACTTATTAGATGAGACTCCATAGTTATATCTGGTGGTACCATGCCTGTTATTCAGATAAGCTGCAATAAGCTGACAAGGGAAAAGAAGAGGGAACTTGTAAAACGCATAACGGAGGTCTCAAGTGAGGTGATGGGCCTTCCAGAGTCAACAATAACGGTACTCATAAGGGAGGTCCCACCGGAGGATGTTGGTGTTGGGGGGATACTCCTCTGTGACAGGGATTGAAAGATTTTTTATTCTCAGATGAGGGGATAGATAAGAAATTAAGATTTTTTAATTTTCAGCTGGAGAACGATCAATTAAAAATACCGTTACAGTGTCCCCTGAGGTTTTAACGGTTCTCAATTCCAGAAACTTCACAGAATCTCCGTTACGGTACTGAAGAAGTTCCCACCTGGAATCATCACCCCTCTCAGCTGCCCTGATTATCTCTTTTAAATCATCCTCATGGAGACCGCTGAGCACATCCTCAATGCTCTCACCACCGGCAGTCTCCAGGCCGGTTAAGATTGAGGCTGCTCTATTGAGTTCAGCAAGATGGATACCATCTCCAACCCTGAAGTTGAGTATGGCCAGAGGGGTTGATTCAAAAATTTCCCTCAACAACTCCTCATTTCTTTCAAGTTCACATATCCTTTTCTCCATTTCACCAAGGACACTTTCAGATTCAAGGCGGAAGGATATGTCAGCTGCAAGTTCAGCAAGGAGTTCCACCTCCTCAGGGTCGAATGAGTCCTTCTCTGAGGAGTAAACGGTTAGGGCCCCTATGTTTTCGTCCATGACCCTGATGGGAAGTCCCATAACAGACATGTATCCCCTGCCAATGGCCTCATCCCTCCATGGAGCGAATGATGGATCATTCTCTGTGTCCCTTATGATTACGGGTTTCCCCTCCTTTATGGATCTTCCTGTGGGTCCCTCACTGTATCTGCCCTCACCCCAGCTCACCCGTATGGAGTCAAGGTATCCCTCATGGAAACCATACTCTGCAACCGGCCGGACGGATCTGAATTCATCATCCTCCTTAAACCCTATCCAGGCCATTCTGTAGCCGCCCACATCAACCATGATTCTGCATATTTCCATTAAGAGTTCTTCTGTATCATTGATCCTGACTATGGCCTGGTTGCAGTCACTGAGCATCCTGAGGGAACGGTTGAGTTTTCTTATCTTCCTTTCGCTTCTGTGCCTCTGGATGGCCAGTTCTATTGTGAAAAAGAGTTCCTTCTCATCGAATGGCTTTATGAGGTAACCGTATGGTTGAACCTCCCTGGCACTCTCCATCGTGGATTCCTCGGAGTGTGCTGATAGAAAAACAACGGGTATATCAAGATCCTTTATCCTCTCTGCGGCTTCAACCCCACTCATGGGGCCCCTGAGGATTATGTCCATGAGAATAAGGTCTGGACGGAGTTTCTCTGCAAGTTCAACTGCGGCCTCCCCGCTGTGTGCGATTCCAGTCACATCGTAACCCTGGAATTCCAGTTTCCTCTGGAGGTCCATTGCAGTTATTGCCTCATCCTCAACCAGCAGTACCCTTGCAGTCATCTGGAAACCCCCTCCACGGAAATGGAGATCGCATTGTATAAAAATAGATAACATTGTATAAAAATTTTTGGATGATGTGAGGATAACTTGTAAACTGAGAATCAGGTCAGGTAAACAGCTGATCGGCCATCCATTCGGGCCGAAATTCCATGATGTCATCGTAGCCCTGCCCCGTACCTAGGAATATTATGGGCTTACGGATCATGTAACCGATGGATAGGGCTGCACCGCCACGGGCATCGGCATCAGCCTTGGTGAGTATAACGGCATCTATGCCCACGGCTTCATCAAATTTGGTGGCCTGTTCAATGGCATCGTTACCTGTGAGGGCATCACCAACAAATACGATGAGGTCAGGCTTCACAACCCTCTTTATCTTGGCCATCTCATCCATGAGGTTGACGTTTGTCTGCATTCGCCCCGCCGTGTCTATTAGGACAACATCCTTACCCTGGGCCTTCGCATGGGATACGGCATCGAAGGCCACTGCAGCAGGGTCAGCCCCCTTACGGTGGCTTATAATTTTAACACCAAGTTTATCTGCGTGTTCATGTATCTGCTCTATCGCCCCTGCACGGAATGTATCTGCTGCAGCCATAACAGGTTCAAGACCCATCCTCATGAAGTACCTGGCCACCTTGGCGATGGTGGTTGTCTTACCTGTACCGTTTATACCCACAAACATTATAACAAGGGGCTTCCTTTTTTCTGCAAGTTCTCTGATTTTAACTCCATCAACACTCAGAACATCCATGACGGCCTTTTTAAGGGCTTCCCTTGTGTAGTCTGAGATCTCAGTACTCCTCTTAACCTTCTTACCAACCAGCTCCTCCCTGAGTTCCTCAACGATCCTTTCAGCCACTTCAAGGGCCACGTCACTTTCAAGGAGGGCCATTTCCAGTTCCCAGAGGACGTCCTCAACGTCCTTCTCTGATATTTTCTTTTCCCTGAAAAATGAAAGGAAACCTGAGCCCTTTTCATCGCTCTGTTCTTCAGTTTCATCATCCTCTGATTCTGGAATGGGAGTCTCAGATTCTGTATTCTCGGTTTCGGCAGCTGCCACAGGCTCATGGCCGCCCTCTTCTGGGGAAACCTTCTCATCCTCAGATGGGGCTTCAGCACCTGAAGAGACCTTCTCGGTGATCTTCCCAACTGTCTCAGTGAATTTTTTCTTCAGAGATTCAAACACTTACTCCTCACTTCCCCTTACCCTTTTAAGGAGTTCCTCTGCCTGAGGAGATAGTTTGAGGATGATGTCGGTTATCTTACGGAGGTTTTCACCCATCTTCTGGAGTGTTGCCTCAAGTTCCTTCTTCTGTGACTCGATGGTTTTCATGGCGTCCTCAAAGTTCTTCTTTATGGCAACACCAGCACCGACACTCATTATGACCTCGCTTGTCTCCTTGAGTTCCGCCTTTATGAAGGAACCGGCACCAACAGGTACAAGGGTTTCAGAGCCTTCCTTTTCCTGG contains:
- a CDS encoding alanine--glyoxylate aminotransferase family protein, whose translation is MDETLLMIPGPTRVAQRVLKAMSENIVNHRSALFGKILTETTEMMSDVFRTNNKSYLLTGSGTAAMEAAVANIIEPGDKILNVVGGKFGQRFAQIVEAFGGESIRIDVEWGSAVNPDEIGYMLEENDDIKAVTVVHNETSTGVANPIKEIGKIMADYDALYIVDTVSSLGGDEVDVDGYGIDICVTGSQKCLAAPPGMAAITLSDDAWSAVESVDNPRTYYLNLKKYRKSGDAEPPETPYTPAVSLIYAMHEALQVIMEEGLSNRIKRHKLAAEATRNAVKALNLELFPDELVSSTTVTAVNLPEGVTDGELRGTMRNKYHVELAGGQDHLKGKIFRIGHMGNITHRELITTFSALEMTLRELGFEVEMGEAVAAVADTYLPEDV
- a CDS encoding thiamine pyrophosphate-binding protein — encoded protein: MKVCAEVLTEILEEAGFTHIFGHPGEQILPLYEALRKSGIQHVLMRHEQGAVHAADGYARASGRPGVCVATGGPGALNLVMGVAAANTDSVPLIALTGDLPRGEGGGRFQEADIEGVFSPVVKKSRTALNGEDASLALLETLDAFERGVTGVMHINLPKDVLEEGVGTIEKPPSTPFKTPDLSDAIEVLRSAAKPLVLAGAGIIWAGAVEEFRKFITENQLPVVTTYSGRGVLPEDHPLCLGMTGTRGTPAGNYAARECDVLLVLGSRLSERTSAAMGNPRIIHVNTDPNVLRGDFRLNMNVRDFLMHGIHVKHPLRWLRELHDFSAKNLPLYDLPLGEEKTLKTSSAVRSILDAAPDAVVVSDAGSHTTWVTLHRRVLRERSLLFSGGFGPMGYGLPAAVGAKIARPDDDVLLVAGDGGFQMTMQELGTLAELDLGITMCILNNRQLDVIRQWQEMKYGASYSVKMRNPDFVKLAGAYGIGAERVYEIGDVAGAVERGLDSGEPYLVELMVEEENIPLPDL
- the acs gene encoding acetate--CoA ligase yields the protein MSGQLDSLLKEERIFNPDDETVRNSNIRIWMDQHGIGDYDELLERARSDPEWFWDEMASELEWFSPYERVLEWEPPHARWFTGGRFNITYNALDRHVAGPEKNRVAYIWEGEDGSVRKLTYYDLYREVNRLANALKGMGVGKGDRVSIYLPMIPELPVAMLACARIGAVHSVVFSGFWAKAFRERAADAEAKVAITADAFYRRGKLIRLKETLDMVADDIPSLERVIVVDRLGEEVNMVEGRDVLWEDAVDGMSDECPCEELDPEDSLFILYTSGTTGKPKGVVHTHGGYAAGVSSTYRFVFDVKERDIWWCAADIGWITGHSYIVYAPLIEGSTSVMYEGAPDYPDPGRIWSMIERYGVTIFYTAPTTVRLFMKYGNKWPEKYDLSTLRLLGSVGEPINPEAWMWYYRTIGGGRCPIMDTWWQTETGMHMITPLPVTPLKPGSAGKPFPTVVADVVDDNGESIRGSGGHLVIRTPWPAMFRTLFREPERYVEAYWSTFPGVYLSGDVARIDDDGYFWIQGREDDVLNVAGHRISTAEVESALVSHPDVVEAAVVGKPDILKGEEIAAFVTLRDTVKPVPRLKGVLREHVRREIGPIASPSYIEFVEDLPKTRSGKIMRRVIKALIRGEDTGDLSTLSNPESVRMLEERLQTI
- a CDS encoding deoxyuridine 5'-triphosphate nucleotidohydrolase translates to MIGEKELIRLFPDFKELVQPAGIDLRVDEVYRQAGPGSLIDDEKNLPPLERLDPPLYTLEPGKSYLVSVDRRIEIPEGYAMLYLPRSTLLRSFVSVHTAVGDPGFRGTLQFLVQNCGEYQYRIKRGERIAQGIVFPVKGSGRYSGSYQED
- the dmpI gene encoding 4-oxalocrotonate tautomerase DmpI produces the protein MPVIQISCNKLTREKKRELVKRITEVSSEVMGLPESTITVLIREVPPEDVGVGGILLCDRD
- a CDS encoding GAF domain-containing protein, whose protein sequence is MTARVLLVEDEAITAMDLQRKLEFQGYDVTGIAHSGEAAVELAEKLRPDLILMDIILRGPMSGVEAAERIKDLDIPVVFLSAHSEESTMESAREVQPYGYLIKPFDEKELFFTIELAIQRHRSERKIRKLNRSLRMLSDCNQAIVRINDTEELLMEICRIMVDVGGYRMAWIGFKEDDEFRSVRPVAEYGFHEGYLDSIRVSWGEGRYSEGPTGRSIKEGKPVIIRDTENDPSFAPWRDEAIGRGYMSVMGLPIRVMDENIGALTVYSSEKDSFDPEEVELLAELAADISFRLESESVLGEMEKRICELERNEELLREIFESTPLAILNFRVGDGIHLAELNRAASILTGLETAGGESIEDVLSGLHEDDLKEIIRAAERGDDSRWELLQYRNGDSVKFLELRTVKTSGDTVTVFLIDRSPAEN
- the ftsY gene encoding signal recognition particle-docking protein FtsY, yielding MFESLKKKFTETVGKITEKVSSGAEAPSEDEKVSPEEGGHEPVAAAETENTESETPIPESEDDETEEQSDEKGSGFLSFFREKKISEKDVEDVLWELEMALLESDVALEVAERIVEELREELVGKKVKRSTEISDYTREALKKAVMDVLSVDGVKIRELAEKRKPLVIMFVGINGTGKTTTIAKVARYFMRMGLEPVMAAADTFRAGAIEQIHEHADKLGVKIISHRKGADPAAVAFDAVSHAKAQGKDVVLIDTAGRMQTNVNLMDEMAKIKRVVKPDLIVFVGDALTGNDAIEQATKFDEAVGIDAVILTKADADARGGAALSIGYMIRKPIIFLGTGQGYDDIMEFRPEWMADQLFT
- the pfdA gene encoding prefoldin subunit alpha encodes the protein MEDQQKLEEIVNQINIYQNQAELIQQQMEAVRATISELEILENTLKDIQEKEGSETLVPVGAGSFIKAELKETSEVIMSVGAGVAIKKNFEDAMKTIESQKKELEATLQKMGENLRKITDIILKLSPQAEELLKRVRGSEE